Proteins encoded together in one Paenibacillus sp. J23TS9 window:
- a CDS encoding helix-turn-helix transcriptional regulator yields the protein MEPSLILKALSNETRRQILFWLKHPEDYFDETPYLEQGLTLKIGACVSDIQEQSGMAQSVVSSYLLMMQKAGLLEAERVGKWTFYRRNEKTIQDFAEYIRNEL from the coding sequence ATGGAACCTTCCTTAATCTTAAAAGCATTGTCCAATGAGACACGCCGCCAGATTTTGTTCTGGCTGAAACATCCGGAAGACTACTTCGATGAAACGCCTTATCTGGAGCAGGGACTCACGCTTAAAATCGGTGCCTGTGTGAGTGATATACAGGAACAATCCGGAATGGCCCAATCCGTTGTCTCCAGTTATTTATTAATGATGCAGAAGGCGGGACTGCTGGAAGCAGAACGGGTGGGCAAATGGACCTTTTACCGGCGGAACGAGAAAACGATTCAGGACTTTGCCGAATATATTCGAAACGAACTGTAG